Below is a window of Cataglyphis hispanica isolate Lineage 1 chromosome 2, ULB_Chis1_1.0, whole genome shotgun sequence DNA.
ATTTATCTTgccattattaaaatcttcgTTATATCATAACACGTTTACGTTAATATTGTGatcgctttatttttttttttttatacatcttaCATATCTCGCTAAATcgttaatatgaataatagaaAGAATTAAGATATTCCATTGTCGTCTCTCAACATTGTTAGCGATGTACTAACATTAATTTACTCGAAATCGTGATTCTTACCACGCGAGTTATAACAATATCCTgtttgttttcttatttttatttaaataaatttatttttcacattctattcataaaatttcattcgtTTCCATCGCTAGATAAACTTACCTGCGTGCGCCATCAATACAAATCGTATCAGCCACCTTAAATtgtgtattataattcttcttatttttattatacacacatgTCACACTTTCATAGTCTCTTTTTTCGCCAATACGGCGAGATTGACATAAcaagagattatttatttatgaatcgtactgttaaatattaatcatgtgCAATTCGATTCtattaaaaagttgtaatCGGCAGTTATCTTCTCTTATCTGTCCATAAAAAAGTCGCGTCATTTACCTCCATAATGTctgtaatatcaaatttatcaaagtatCAGACGCGAGGAGAgtcacaatttattttcattttaaagtaTTCCATCATTCTATCGCATATTTCATCGAACGATTCTTCGAGAGTTTAGAGGTCTAATGGCAGCGAGTAGTACGAACGAATTCGACAAATTGTCGATCTTTGGTATTTGCTCTCCTATCGACTTACTGAGCGGAAATATTCAAGTCTCTTTACAAGCATCTTGGCGTATCGATGCGTTTGCCGAAATCGCGATCGCATTGTTTCGTAATAGACGACGAGATCTGATCGCGCGAGATTCGAAAGCGAAAAGATTCACCTGGCAGATCGATGCTCAGATCCCAAGATACGAGTCCGCAGTTCGCTTCCCCGCGTTATCTGTATTCTTTTTCCGGCCCACACACGAGCCTCTACTCGAACACACTTTCGGCGGCCTCCCGGATCTTGACGATCAGGAAGGACCGTCTGCAGAGCTTGACGAGCATCTCGATCCTCTGTCAGGATGGCTTCCTCAGCTGCGGCAGGGCGATCAGGTAGACGTTGCCGAGGACGGCGCCGACGATCAGCAGCATCACGCTCACGGCGGACAGCAGTCGCGCGTATCGCACGAATCTGCGGCCGCGGGAGTCCTTCTTGCTCTGGTTCGGGAACACGGCCAGACCCAGAAGCGGACCCGCTAGCGCGCCCGCGACGTGCGCCGCCCAGCCGACCCGGCCGCATCCGAGCAACGCCGGAATCGGCAGAGACGCGACATCCGCGCCGGCAAGCAGCAACACGGCGCCGAGACGCCAACCGGCATAGCGCAGCTCGCCGTGGCACTGAAACGaacaagaaacaaaaagatgCTACACGATCGGTTTTTGCTTTAGGGTTTTTGCTTTAGGGCTCAATAATCTCCTACCCTAGCagtatgaaattttcatgatCTTtagagactttttttttacgaagaatattagaaattgatctttttgacgttttacgttttatgtttttattgatgttCATGTTAGTGTTTATGTCAGTGTTTTTAAACCTTGGatatttacgtttttttttttttttgttcaatacGCACAATATGTTTCGATAATGTGATATGCTATTCGTGTAAttgtctgaaataaaaaaactcgaCCTAGTTTTATTACGTAGAATCTTTTTGGAacattaaacttaattttattaaaaaaagttcaaaattaacaaaattgtgtcattctctctttaaaatcagatattccaattttgttgaaatttttcatttcttaaaaataaaaaaaaaattttaatattaattttttaattctaattaaatttagtattCCAAAAATGTCCTATGGAATAAAGATCGAGTTTTTTCACTTCAGACAATTACACGAGGAACAGCATGTCACACTTTGATGTCACTTTTAAACACGTTTACGCGCAAAAGTCCgtattgaacaaaaaaaaaaaaaaatccaacgtttaaaaatattgatgtactatttaaacatgaataaaaccacttaaaaatctaataaaacattataaaaatctcaatttttgttattaaaaaaaaaacatttcaatgtttgaataaaaaatagatattaaatatttattaaattcttattaaattcacTTGAAAGAATAGCTAATACCAATATTTTCTTGAAgcatttaatatacttaaaaacttgaatcgtattatatgtaaattttattttatagatttttattatattgtcacATTTTCCACAATTCGCTACTCTATTGAATAAGATTCACGAGAATATCTCGAGCGAAAACATTTCTCTGTGGCTGTGCTAAACAACGCTTTTTAATGTAGCATCTTTTGTCGTCTTTCTTtgttctttctccttttttttttttataccgcGGCATGCAACGCTGCTCGGACTTTTAGCGAGGAAACATCATTGACCGACCAGACGGGCGGTTTATGTCAGTTGAGATTCGCGTTCTTAGAGATTGAGAAACTTTTTGTCATGCTTACCAGGTAAAGATGAGCAAGATGACTCGTGAGCAGTGCGTAAACGCCTGCCGAAGCGCCGACTAAGTAAAGACTGGGTTGCAGAAGCGAGGCTCCCAGAGCGCCGCAAACTCCACCGCCCAAATAGATTGTCGCTACCCCTATTCGTCCTTGCTCCACCTGCAATCATGAGTTTTTCACGTCTTTCACCTGCTCGTATTTAAAACTATTGTCCATTTACAAGTATGCGAAATTATAACGGTCTCTGTTATTTAATTCTcgcaagaataattttttgctgaaTTGATGGCGGAGATATTTTGAGACGCGgtaaaataacagaaatttgacaatttcATTTATGTGTAGCAGATTGATGCGTATTacctaacaaaataaaaaataacaaaaataacaatgtatttaatttgtgaaaataatttttcatcaatatt
It encodes the following:
- the LOC126859042 gene encoding protein rhomboid gives rise to the protein MDAEAALLENSPTLSTISSDSTDTTYSGPGSPYSPESPIIVTSSYKKKHDNEVTPRPTPSHLSRKPSFRVRPPYLMICISIIEITVHCLGDEATLRRWLVYDPRQRVQGWRFASYMLLHSNALHLALNVVIQLVLATPLEVEQGRIGVATIYLGGGVCGALGASLLQPSLYLVGASAGVYALLTSHLAHLYLCHGELRYAGWRLGAVLLLAGADVASLPIPALLGCGRVGWAAHVAGALAGPLLGLAVFPNQSKKDSRGRRFVRYARLLSAVSVMLLIVGAVLGNVYLIALPQLRKPS